The genome window GACGAATTTCATGGTGCTGCTGTACCGCATCCTTACCTACTACCTCTACCTAGTGCTGGGCGCTATTTTCCTACCCCGCTGGATTACCCGCATCTTCGGCAAACGCAAGGCGGCCGAGGTTATGGCTTCGTAGGCAGCAACGCGGGCGCGGAGCCGGCCGGAGCTGGGCGCTGGTAGGTTTGCCAGAAGGCCGGGTGGTATTCTGCCCGTTCCAGCTGGTCGATTTCTTTGTCGGCAAGCGCCGGGTCATTCGCCACATCGGGCGCCGCGCCAGGAGCTACTGCGGTGAAGTACACCTCACAAGATTTTTGCGAGTAAAACGGCTTTTTGCCCAGCACCCGACCACTCGTGAGGCTTTGCGCCACGCTACTAGCTACGTAATAGCGGCCGTTCGCAGCCTGCTGGTAGGTGGCTACGTGTGAGGTCCGCTCATCGGCATATACTCGGTTGTAGAGGTGGGCAATTTGGTTGTTGCGGCCGTAGTATTTGTGGGCAACAGCGTTCTGCTTTACCGTATCACCCTGCCAGATGGCCTCGTAGCGCACTACGGCGTAGTCCTGCTGCCGCACGTAAATTTTGCCAGAGTACCCCGCCTGCAGGTAGGTGCCGGTGGTGCGGTGGGTAGCCCGCTTGGCGGCAAAGCGAATGACATACACGGTTTCAGTGCCGCGCTGCTCCACAGTATCCAGCTGCAGAATAAACTTGCCTACCGTGCTGCTTTTAAACAGGGGTGAAATGCGCACCGGATCAGTGGTAGAAGAAAAAAACCCTTGGCCCCCATCAGACCACCCAAAATGTCCTAGTGGCTGCTTTGAGCTAGCCAGCTGGTGCGCCTCCTGAATGCGTTGCTGCTGCCGCACTTCCAGCATCAGGAAGCCGCCGGCATAGTGGCGGTGGCCGGCCGGCTCGAAAATCTGGCTCACGTATTCTACCTCATGGCTCAGGGTATCGAAATTGCTGACGCGGCGGTGGGTGTAGGTCTGGGCGTGGTAGTCGGCTTGCTCGTAGTTAGTTGGAATGGCCGCCAACACTTTCTTCATAATCTTGCGCGGATTCAAAGACTCTCCGCTGACCCGTACCGCGCCTAGCGCGTAGGCGGAGGGCACCAACCGCACGGTGACAGTAGCCGTTTCCGCCGCTACCGTCACCGACTCGTAGCCGACGCTGCTTACCTGCACCGTTTCGTGCCGCCGGGCAGGGAGGGTAAAACGCCCCTGGTCATCGGCGATGGTGCCGGTGCCGCGGCCCGGCAAAGCCACTGTCGCGAAGGGCACGGCCGCTCCTGTTTTGCGGTCTAGCACGGTGCCGCGCATCGTCAGGGCCGCGCCCACTTTCGCCGCGGGGCGGGCGGCGGGATTCAGGCGTTGGGGCTGCGCTGAGGCCATTTCGGCAACGGGAACCGGCGCTTCCGCTGGGGTAGCCTCGAGAGCGACGGGTGCAACTCCGTGCGGCGGAGTTACTGTTTTCAGGTACAGAAAGCCATCCACTACTTCGCTCCACCGCCCAGCTACGGGCTGATACTCAAAAGCGTAGGTAGTGAATTCGCGGCCGGGAGCATCATGCTTTAGACTTACAAAGCTGTATTCCTGGCCCTGGGCCAGCAGCTCTGCTTCCAGACTTCCGGGAGCCGGAGTAGGTACTGGCGTGTGCTTTCCCCAGGGTCCAAACCCATACACGCCGCCCCCGCTTACCGTCCCGAGCACATACATGGCATCGGGGCCCAGAGCCGCTTTTACCATTCGGCCCATGGGGCGGTAGCCTTTCAACTCGACATTATCCAGAACCTCGACTTTGTTGGCCAAATGGGGTAGTGCGCCCCAGCAGATAACCTTTTCCTGCGGGTGCTGGCGCAAATACCACAGCAAGTTATCGGCCATCTGGGCGTCGCGGGGGTTGCTGTCGGCGGCGCTGAATTCGGCTTCGGTTTTGGCTCCCGGGTCGTGGGTAGCATAGGTATGCGCCATAGCTTGGATGCTGCGCAGGTTCTGCAGCCAGAACATGGCCCGCTCGCGGCGCTGAGCGCTTGGGCCAGCGGCTACCTTTTCCAGCAGGCGGCGGGCCTTCCCCACATGCAGATCGAAAATGGCTATCTGATGGCTGGGCGGGAAGGTAAAGATTTCGCCCATGGTACTGAGGCACTCCTCGAGGTAGTCGTAGGCAATGCCATCGGCGCCTTTTTCGGGCTTGAGCAGCGTTTCCAGCTCCTCTAGCATTTCTTCCTGATACTCTCCGCTAAATTGCCCATCGAAGCCCGCCACCCGCAGACGGCCCCGGCCCACTAAGGGCAGCAGCGCCTGAAATTCCTGGGTCCCCATCCAGACGGGAAATATGCTGTTTTCCAGGGCCTCCCGCGCTGAGGTGCCGGCCGCTAGCTGGCGCTGGGCCTTGTCCAACTCGTAAAAGCCGCTTTCAAAAGCTACCGTAGTGAAGCCCAGGCGCTGCTGCAGGAAGCGAATCAGTCGAATTTTAGCTTCCGTTACGTTGCCCTCACCGTGAGTGGGCTCCCCGAGCATTACTACCCGCGCCCCGCCAATTTCCTGCCGCAGAAACTCCAGGTCCTGAAAAGCAGTGTCGGTGGAGCTAACGGTGCGAACGGGGTAGGCGCGTAATCCGGAAGGTAGTACCGCCGGACCTGACTGCGCCCAAGCTTGCGTTATCAGCGAAACATACAACCCCAGGGCCGCTAACCAGCGGAAAGAAATAAGCATAGAACGACGTATAACGCTTGAGAATACTGGTCAAACTTACACATAACGCTCAGCTATATCTGGTATTTTCTATAGAGCTCCCGCCGGCTGCTTACTCCTTGTAAAATTTGCTGCTTTCGGTACCCGCAGCTGTGTCGAGCAGCAGGTAGTACACGCCTGGCAGCAGCAGCTGTACCGGCACACTGTTCACCCCGGCTACCGTCTGGCCCTGGGTTAAAGTTTGCCCCAGCAAGTTCACAATGCGGTAGCGCAGGCTAGAAGCGGGAGCCTGAAAATTTACATGCCCTGAAACCGGGTTAGGATATGTGGTAAGCACCCCGCCGGCACCAGGAGTCACGACGACTACCGGAGAAATATTACTAGTGCCATCAGTATCTACCTGCCGCAGGCGGTAGTACAACGGACCGGCGGGCGGGGCGGCATCAAGCCAGGTGTAGGTGTGCAAAGCGGCGCTGCTGCCCTGCCCTGGCAAGCTGGCTACCGTAACAAACTCCCGCCCAGCAAGGCTGCGCTGAATTTCAAAGCGGGCATTGTTCAGCTCGGTGGCAGTAGTCCAGGCCAGGCGCACACTTTCCCGCCGATGCTCGGCCCGGAAGTGCAGCAGGGTTACGGGCAACGGGTTAGAGGTAGCATCCGCGTTGGTACTGGCTAGCGTGAACAAGCTGAAGGAAGTGAATGGCCCTGAAGTCAGAGTGCCGGTTACCGCTGTGCCGTTGCTGGGGCCGCCCGTATTGCCGCTCCGCCCAATGTTTACCCAGCCATTACCGTCGTTCTTGGCTACGACCAGCGTGCTGGCGGTAGGGTCCGTTACTTGGTCATCGGGCCCAAAGCTCAGGGTAATGGTACCCGCGAAGTTATCGGCGCTGGTGAGGGCGGGCGCGGGGGTTACCGCGAAGTAGCGGGTAGCATTCAGGCGGCGCAGGTCGCCGGTTAGGTCTTTCGTGGCAAAGCCGCCCTCGGTTTGGGTGGCCGTAAACGTAGTGGCCCGACTCAGACTGTTGATGTTTAAGGTTAAAGGCCGGTAGGCGGCACCCTGGGCAGCAATGCGCCCCAGCGGGAAGGTTAGGGTAACGGCACCACTAGCCGGACGAGCCACGGGGCCATTTACAAAGCTGTTATCAGAGCCGCTGGTGGGATTATTAAGTAGCGTCAGCAGGTTTACCGCATCCGTTTGCAGCCGGCCGGCCGTGAGTTGCAGCACGTTGTTTACCGTAACGGGGGTAGCCAGCGTCACGCCCTCGGAGCTGGTGTTGTTGAGTTGCAGGGGTACATCGGCGGCCAGATACGTGCCCGTTGGCGTGCCGCTGGGCACTGCGCCCCAGGCTACCCCGCTAATGCGTTGCGGCCGACTCCCGTTTAGCACCATCCGGACGGTACTGGTCCCGGTGGTTTGGGGAGCAAAGCGAAAAGCACCCTGCACTACTATGTCGCCGGCCACGCGCACTTCGCTCGTGGTAGAGGCAGTCAACACCGCGCCCGGACCGATGATTAGGTTGCCGCGTACGGTCAGGGGGTTAGCTCCACTGCCAGTGAAGTTGGTAAAAGCCTGCCCAATTCGGTTCCGGAAAACGAGGTTGGGGTAGGTCCGGCCCGCAATGGAAGCTGTGTTACTGGGCTGAGTTTTGGGCCGAAACTCCCAGGTTCCGGCTTCCGTGCCCGCCACGGCGGCCAGGTTTTCCAGCAGGCCTACATGCGGCCGGTCGGTGTAGTGGCGGTAGGTGCCGCCATTGTAGAGGTAGAAATTCGGATTATCGCCCGGAATATCAATTCCGCCTCTGTCACTGGTATTCGTTACAACGCCCTTGTTGTAAATGGCCAAGGCAGTTTCAGCAGCGCTGTTACGAGTCAGGCGTAGGGGCACGGTGCTAGTATTCAGGGCTGATATTTCCAGCAGAATAGAGTCGCCGGTGGCCGGGTTTATAGTCAGGGAGCGAACTTCAGCGGTAGGCGTGGTAGCCGGGGCTACGGCCCCGCCGGCATCAAGCACCACGGTGTAGCGGCCCGCAACCTTGTTGTGGTCCAGTAGCACTTCATCGTTGGTGGTGGGCACCGCATCAGCATCCCAGTTAGCCCGGTCAAACCAACTATTTGTGCCGGCGCCCCCATCCCAGCGGACTACGGGCGTAACGACAAAATTGCTGCTCGCGGAGGTGCCGCCGCCCGGACCCGGACTAATCACCGTTACGGGGTAAGTGCCGGCTACCTCCACGTCGGAGGCGGGAATAGCGGCCGTCAGTTGGGTGGCGCTGTGCAAGGTAGTAGGCCGCTCAACGCCATTAAAGCGGATGGTGCTTCCGTTAATAAAGCCGCTACCGGTAACAACCAGGGTGAAGCCATTGCTGCCCGCCGCAATGCTAGCGGGACTGAGGCTCGTCAGAACTGGCGTGGGGTTCAGGGCGGAGGTAGCTTGCACCTGGAAGTTGTCGAGGCGAAAGGTGCCGCTGCCGGAGGTGGCCCCGCTTACCAGCAGCCGCAGCACCAGCGTGTGTTTGTAGTCCAGGTCGCTTACCCCAGACAAATCGAGTGTCCGTTCCGCAAAAGCCAGTTCCGGCACGGCCAGCGTGGTAGGAAAGTTCGTGAAGTTAGTGCCGCCGTCGGTGCTGTAGGCCACCGTAATGGTAGTAGCGCCGGTGCTGGAACGGTAGGGCTGTAGGTACAGCTTGTAACCGTAATAGCTGCTTAAGTTACTACCGCCCAGCGCAAACTGGAAGTACCTGTTATTGGAGCCCGTGGAATTTGCCATCGACAACGCCGGGCCGCTCGGAGCGGCCGTAAAGGCGCCGGCACCCGTAGCCGTACCCGGGCTAGTAGCAAACGCCTCCGTTGAAGAGGCCGCTGCCGTAACGCCCGCCGCCGTAACGGGCGTAAGCGCGTCATACCGAGTACCCGAGTTAAAGTCGAAGCTGACAAGGGTACTGGTTGTCTGACCCTGAGTCAGCAAAGGCAACATCAGCAGAACAGCGCAGATAAGAAACAGATGAACACGCTTCGCGACGGCCATAAACACCATAATTGTATCTGTTGACTGATTAATATTTCTGTTACTTTTTTAAAGTTTAACCAAAGATATATAAGAATATAAGTTACAAGGCACCCGATAGTAATTCATCCGAGAGCTGCCCATAAGAGCACACCGAAAAAGCGGCCAGCCTCAGCATACTGCCAGTACCGAATGGTCATAAAAAAGCCTCTCCGTTGGATACAGAGAGGCTTTTTTGTTGCGAAGCGAAAAGCTACCAGCGCTTATTCTTTTTCAAGGCGCAGCTCAGCGCCCTCGGGGCTACGGAGCGTGAGCTTGTCGTCGGTGAGCGTTACTACATCGAAGGTATTGCTCTGGGCAGCTCCATCAGGCGTCATAGTGATTTTCTTACCGGCCTGGTCAAACTCATACTTGCCATTTACGGCACCAGCAGGAGAGGTCATGTTATACTGCTTGTTGGCAAAGAAGGTGATGCGCTCATCCTCCTGAGCATCCGTCTGCTTTACTTTGTCGCCGCTGGCGCTCAGTTCTTTATCGGTTTTCCAAACTTTGCTTTCGGTGCCATACAGCATGTTCACGCCTTCTACTTTGCCTTCTTTGCTGCCGCAGGAAGCAGTGAAAAGTACCAGTAACATGAGCAGGCTAGCCAGGTAGCGCAAGGGAGCGGAATTAGTTTTCATGGGGCAGGGAGATAAGTTAAAATGAGGGAGAAACACCACCAAGCAGGACACTTGGTATTGCGCCTCTTACGGGGCAATTCCGCAAGATGTTCAGCCTAGAATTATGCGCATGCGCCGGATACAACTTATTGTTGGCCTTGGCGTAAGAGCCAAAACCGACGCCCTTTTCCTGCCCTGCAAGTCGGTCGTTTCTTCCACATTTACTTGCATTTACCACTATGGGACTGTTTGATTTCCTTTCCAACGACGGCGAAAAAAAACCCGTTGCTCCTGCTCCTAAACCTGCCGCTGGCGGCGCCACCGATTTCTTCGGCAACGCTAACCAGCCCGCTGCCCAGCCGGCAGCTGCCCAGGCCGACAAATACACGGTAGTAAGCGGCGATTCGCTTTCTAAAATTGCCAAGAACCACTACGGTGACGCCTCCAAGTGGCATCAGATATACGATGCCAATAAGGCAACCATCGGCGCCAATCCCGACCACATTGAGGTAGGCCAGGTGTTGACTTTACCTAAGATTTAAGCCTAGGCTATATCTAGGAATTATCCTAAAAAGCCACTCGTAAACGAGTGGCTTTTTTTGTGGCCTACCCATGCTTTTTCGTACGAGTATGTTTGCGGTAACGGACAGTCGTATGCCAGATTTTTCCGGCAACGTAGGGAGCTATAGTTCTTGCAACTAGCTCTATGAGATAGAGCAACGGATACATTGCGTTTGAAAATCAGCGGCTTGAATCATCGTATTGGCTTTAGCACCTTCTAAGGGCTGTAGTCAGCCACCGCGGTAAAAAATTTTGCTACCCTATTGCATATATCAAAACCGCTGCTATACCTTTGCAATACCAACTCGGTACTCCCCCGCTCGCGGCGGGGTAGTTTTCATAAGATTTATACAGAAGCGGCGAGAGAACAGGCTCCCTGACCCGCTGGCAACCTTCGACCGCGCGAAAGGTGCCAATTCCTGCCCGATCAGCTTAGCTGGCGGGGCATATAACTCAGGAGTACCATGGAAAACATCCTCGCTTTCGCCCCTTCCTACCCCGCTGCCTTGGTCGCTTTGTTGCGCCCTACTAGGTCGTGGGGTTTCTGTGTTTCGGTAGCTGCTCCAGCTTCCCGGCGAATGCGAATGCGCTGCTGTAGCACGTGTTGTTGCTGTTGCTAGCCCTACTCCCGGCTAGCTAACCCCTTCCTCTTTCTTGGCCTGATTCTGCGGTGACCCACAGTGGCACCCGAGGCCCGCCTGCATCCCATTCAGCTTCAGAAGCATTTTCTGGCTGGTTCCGGTGCGGCCCCCGCTGCGCCTCGTCGTGGCTTTCTCTTCGCGTTTTCGCTCCCTCATTTCCTGTCCAAACGGTCTTTAACCCAGCCTTGCCATGTCCACGCAGAACCTCCACTTCGAGACCCTCCAACTCCACGCCGGCCAGCAGCCCGACCCCGTAACTGGTTCCCGCGCCGTACCGCTCTACCAGACCACCAGCTACGTGTTCAAGAATGCCGAGCACGGCGCCAACCTCTTTGCGCTGAAGGAGTTCGGCAACATCTACACCCGCCTGATGAACCCCACCACCGACGTGTTTGAGCAGCGTGTGGCGGCCCTGGAAGGCGGAGTGGCAGCCCTGGCGGTTTCCTCGGGGCAGGCGGCGCAGTTCATTGCCCTCAACAACATTCTGCAGGCCGGCGACAACTTCGTGAGCACCACGCACTTGTACGGCGGCACTTACAACCAGTTTAAGGTAGCGTTTAAGCGCTTGGGCATTGAGGTGCGCTTCGCCGACGGCGACCAGCCGGAGAAGTTTGAGGCCCTGATAAACGAGAATACCAAGGCCATCTACCTGGAAACCATTGGCAATCCGAGCTTTAGCATCCCGGACTTTGAGCGCATTGCCGCCATTGCCGACAAGCACGATCTGCCCCTCATCGTGGACAATACGTTTGGTGCGGGCGGCTACCTGTTTCGGCCCCTGGAGCACGGCGCCCACATTGTGGTAGAATCGGCGACGAAGTGGATTGGCGGCCACGGTACCAGCATTGGCGGCGTGATTGTGGACGGCGGTACATATGACTTCGGCAACGGCAAGT of Hymenobacter sublimis contains these proteins:
- a CDS encoding erythromycin esterase family protein; its protein translation is MLISFRWLAALGLYVSLITQAWAQSGPAVLPSGLRAYPVRTVSSTDTAFQDLEFLRQEIGGARVVMLGEPTHGEGNVTEAKIRLIRFLQQRLGFTTVAFESGFYELDKAQRQLAAGTSAREALENSIFPVWMGTQEFQALLPLVGRGRLRVAGFDGQFSGEYQEEMLEELETLLKPEKGADGIAYDYLEECLSTMGEIFTFPPSHQIAIFDLHVGKARRLLEKVAAGPSAQRRERAMFWLQNLRSIQAMAHTYATHDPGAKTEAEFSAADSNPRDAQMADNLLWYLRQHPQEKVICWGALPHLANKVEVLDNVELKGYRPMGRMVKAALGPDAMYVLGTVSGGGVYGFGPWGKHTPVPTPAPGSLEAELLAQGQEYSFVSLKHDAPGREFTTYAFEYQPVAGRWSEVVDGFLYLKTVTPPHGVAPVALEATPAEAPVPVAEMASAQPQRLNPAARPAAKVGAALTMRGTVLDRKTGAAVPFATVALPGRGTGTIADDQGRFTLPARRHETVQVSSVGYESVTVAAETATVTVRLVPSAYALGAVRVSGESLNPRKIMKKVLAAIPTNYEQADYHAQTYTHRRVSNFDTLSHEVEYVSQIFEPAGHRHYAGGFLMLEVRQQQRIQEAHQLASSKQPLGHFGWSDGGQGFFSSTTDPVRISPLFKSSTVGKFILQLDTVEQRGTETVYVIRFAAKRATHRTTGTYLQAGYSGKIYVRQQDYAVVRYEAIWQGDTVKQNAVAHKYYGRNNQIAHLYNRVYADERTSHVATYQQAANGRYYVASSVAQSLTSGRVLGKKPFYSQKSCEVYFTAVAPGAAPDVANDPALADKEIDQLERAEYHPAFWQTYQRPAPAGSAPALLPTKP
- a CDS encoding T9SS type A sorting domain-containing protein, whose product is MLPLLTQGQTTSTLVSFDFNSGTRYDALTPVTAAGVTAAASSTEAFATSPGTATGAGAFTAAPSGPALSMANSTGSNNRYFQFALGGSNLSSYYGYKLYLQPYRSSTGATTITVAYSTDGGTNFTNFPTTLAVPELAFAERTLDLSGVSDLDYKHTLVLRLLVSGATSGSGTFRLDNFQVQATSALNPTPVLTSLSPASIAAGSNGFTLVVTGSGFINGSTIRFNGVERPTTLHSATQLTAAIPASDVEVAGTYPVTVISPGPGGGTSASSNFVVTPVVRWDGGAGTNSWFDRANWDADAVPTTNDEVLLDHNKVAGRYTVVLDAGGAVAPATTPTAEVRSLTINPATGDSILLEISALNTSTVPLRLTRNSAAETALAIYNKGVVTNTSDRGGIDIPGDNPNFYLYNGGTYRHYTDRPHVGLLENLAAVAGTEAGTWEFRPKTQPSNTASIAGRTYPNLVFRNRIGQAFTNFTGSGANPLTVRGNLIIGPGAVLTASTTSEVRVAGDIVVQGAFRFAPQTTGTSTVRMVLNGSRPQRISGVAWGAVPSGTPTGTYLAADVPLQLNNTSSEGVTLATPVTVNNVLQLTAGRLQTDAVNLLTLLNNPTSGSDNSFVNGPVARPASGAVTLTFPLGRIAAQGAAYRPLTLNINSLSRATTFTATQTEGGFATKDLTGDLRRLNATRYFAVTPAPALTSADNFAGTITLSFGPDDQVTDPTASTLVVAKNDGNGWVNIGRSGNTGGPSNGTAVTGTLTSGPFTSFSLFTLASTNADATSNPLPVTLLHFRAEHRRESVRLAWTTATELNNARFEIQRSLAGREFVTVASLPGQGSSAALHTYTWLDAAPPAGPLYYRLRQVDTDGTSNISPVVVVTPGAGGVLTTYPNPVSGHVNFQAPASSLRYRIVNLLGQTLTQGQTVAGVNSVPVQLLLPGVYYLLLDTAAGTESSKFYKE
- a CDS encoding lipocalin family protein; translated protein: MKTNSAPLRYLASLLMLLVLFTASCGSKEGKVEGVNMLYGTESKVWKTDKELSASGDKVKQTDAQEDERITFFANKQYNMTSPAGAVNGKYEFDQAGKKITMTPDGAAQSNTFDVVTLTDDKLTLRSPEGAELRLEKE
- a CDS encoding LysM peptidoglycan-binding domain-containing protein, yielding MGLFDFLSNDGEKKPVAPAPKPAAGGATDFFGNANQPAAQPAAAQADKYTVVSGDSLSKIAKNHYGDASKWHQIYDANKATIGANPDHIEVGQVLTLPKI
- a CDS encoding O-acetylhomoserine aminocarboxypropyltransferase/cysteine synthase family protein, whose product is MSTQNLHFETLQLHAGQQPDPVTGSRAVPLYQTTSYVFKNAEHGANLFALKEFGNIYTRLMNPTTDVFEQRVAALEGGVAALAVSSGQAAQFIALNNILQAGDNFVSTTHLYGGTYNQFKVAFKRLGIEVRFADGDQPEKFEALINENTKAIYLETIGNPSFSIPDFERIAAIADKHDLPLIVDNTFGAGGYLFRPLEHGAHIVVESATKWIGGHGTSIGGVIVDGGTYDFGNGKFPQFTEPSEGYHGLVFNDVFGKGGPFGNIAFIIRARVEGLRDFGPSQSPFNAWQLIQGLETLSLRVDRTVENALRVATWLEQHPQVEAVNYPGLKSSPYHALAQKYLKRGYGGVLTFAIKGSKETATQFIDNLKLVSHLANVGDAKTLIIQPSATTHQQLSEEEQRAAGVTPTLLRLSVGIEHFDDIRADLAQAFDAVRNVAAQPADVAGSTLLPEPELEHAATLEV